Within Streptomyces roseirectus, the genomic segment AGCGCGTCCCCCAACGGGCGTCTGTTCTTCAGGCGTTGGAGCACCAGGGCCCACACGAACGCCGAGTCCGTGCGCGCCTCCAGTGACAGCAGGTCGGCCGGTGGGAGGGTCGCCGCGATGCCGGACACGCTCCGCGGCCAGCTCTTGACGGCCCCGTTGTGGCTGAACAGCCAGGTGCCGGAGGCGAACGGCGCCGCCGCGGCCTCGCCGTCCGCGCTCGGCAGGGTCGCGTCGCGGACGGCGGCCAGCAGGGCGCGGGTGCGCACGACACGGGCGAGGTCGGTGAAGGAGAGGTCGGCCCAGATCGGCCCCGCGCGCCGGTAGCGGGCCGGTACGGGATCGCCGTCCGCGTACCAACCCACCCCGAAACCATCGGCGTTGACCGTCCCCGAGCGCTGGTGCGCCGGCTCCCAGGACTGGTGGAACAGGCTGTGCGGCGGGTCCTTCAGGAGCCGGCCGAGCGGCAACGGGTCGCCCACATAGGCGAGGTGACGGCACATCAGACGGCCTCCGAGCGGGCCGTGCGGAACCCGGAGAAGATCTGCCGGCGGATCGGGTAGTCCCAGTTGCGGAACGTGCCCCGGCAGGCCACCGGGTCCACCGCGAACGAACCGCCGCGCAGCACTTTGTGCTCGGGGCCGTAGAACACCTCCGAGTACTCCTTGTACGGGAACGCCTGGAACCCCGGGTAGGGGAGGAAGTCGCTCGCCGTCCACTCCCACACGTCGCCGATCAACTGCCGTACGCCATGCGGTGATTCGCCCGCCGGGTAGCTGCCGGCCGGGGCCGGGCGCAGATGGCGCTGGCCCAGGTTGGCGTGCTGGGGCCCCGGGTCGGCGTCGCCCCACGGGTAGCGGCGGGAGGTGCCTGTCGCCGGGTCGTGGCGGGCGGCCTTCTCCCACTCCGCCTCCGTCGGCAGCCGGCGTCCGGCCCAGCGGGCGTAGGCGTCGGCCTCGTACCAGCAGACGTGGACGACGGGCTCGTCCGGCGGGACCAGCTCCGTCACCCCGAACCGGCGGCGCAGCCACTGGCCGCCGTCGCCGTGCCAGAACTGCGGTGAGCGGATGCCGTGTCGGCGGATGTGTGCCCAGCCGGCGGGGTGCCACCAGCGGGGGTCGTCGTAGCCGCCGTCGTCCATGAAGCGCAGGTAGGCGCCGTTGGTGACCGGGGTGGTGTCGATGTGGAAGCCGGGCACCTCGCGGCGGTGCGCGGGGCGTTCGTTGTCCAGGGCCCAGGGTTCGGTGTCCGTGCCCATGGTGAACTCGCCGCCGGGGACGAGGACTTCGGGCGGGCCGGTGAACAGGGCGGCCGGCTCGGGGTCGGGGGCGGTCAGGACCTGGGGGCCCTTGCGGAGCTGATGGGTGATCAGCATCGTCTCGTCGTGCTGCTGTTCGTGCTGCGCGATCATGCCGAACGCGAAGCCGGCCTCGGTCAGGCGGGTGCCGTGGAAGTCGGCCTTCTCCAGCAGGTCCATCACCCGGCCGCGCACCTCGGCCGCGTACGCGCGGGCCTCGGCGGGCGGCAGCAGGGGCAGCGTCGGGCGCTCGGAGCGGGGGTGCTCGAACGCGTCGTACAGGCTGTCGATCTCCGGGCGCATCGGGTCGCCGCCGCCGACCGTGCGCAGCAGCCACAGCTCCTCCTGGTTGCCGATGTGGGCGAGGTCCCAGACCAGGGGCGACATCAGGGGGGAGTGCTGGGCGGTGAGGTCGGGGTCCTCCACGCAGGAGGTGAGGAGGGTGGTGCGGTCGCGGGCCGTGGTGAGGGTGGCGAGGGCCCGCGCGCGGAGGGATTCCGGGTCGGTGGGCGGGAGTTGGACGGGCGCGTCGCGGGGTGCGCCCTCGGTGTGCGCGCCGCGCTGTGCCCCCTCGGTGTGCGCGGCGCGCGGTGCCCCTTCGGCGTCGGTGGCGGATTCGGGTGTGGCCGTCATCGGGGAATCTCCTCGCCGTACAGGCTGTCGAGCAGGTCGTCGGCCGGGCAGCGGCCGGGGCGGATGTAGCGGTCGTGGTAGGCGGAGACCGCGTCGAGCACGGCGGGGGCCGCGCCGAGGCGGGGGAGGGCGTCGAGGGCGAGGGCGAAGCAGGTGAGGGCGGCGTCGTGGAGTTCGGGGTCGGCCAGGCCCTCGCGGGCCGCCGTCAGCCACAGGGGGTTGTGCGGGGCGGGGCTGTGGGCGCGTTCCGCGAGCGGCTTCACCGCGCGGTAGGCGCGCTCGGCGGCCTCGGGGTCGTCGAACAGGGCCGTCGTCACCGCGAGCGGGACGATCCAGCCGTCCTCGCCGGGCTGCGCGTCGATCATCCGCAGCTCCAGGTGGCCGCGCGGGCGGACCGGCGGGAACAGGGTCGAGATGTGGTAGTCGAGGTCGGCGCGGGTCGGGGCGCCGGTGCGCAGCCACTCCCGGAAGGTCAGGCTCTCCGGCACGTCCCAGGGGCCGCTGTCGCGGCGTACGCACATCACCGGGGCGTCCAGGACGAGGCGCGACCACGCGTCGCGCGGGGCGCGGGCGAGGTCGGGGCCGCCCGCGCGGTCCGGGCCGATCTGCGTCCACAGCAGTTGCCGGGTGGAGCGCCAGCCGGTGGGCTCCGCGCCGAGCAGCGGGGAGTTCGCGAACGCCGCGACGAGGACGGCGCCCAGGTGGTGCGCGAGCCACCAGCGCCGGCCGAGCCCGAGGGGGCCCGGTTCCTCGTACCCCGCGTCCAGGCAGACCTGCACGGACGCGGACGCGCACATCATCGCCCGTCCCGCCGGGCCGGTGCGGTCGAGGTAGGTCTCCATCGCGTTGTAGCGGGGTTCGCGCAGGTAGCGGCGGGGGGTGTGCCACGGTTCGGTGCCGATGCCGCTGAGGGCGAGGCCCTGGGGCGCGAGCGCCGCGCGGACGGTGGCGAGGTCGGCCGAGACCGAGTCCACGCACTGGGTGAGGGACCTCGCGGGCCGGGAGCTGAGCTCCAGCTGGCCGCCGGGTTCCACCGTCAGGGCCGAGTCGAGCGGGACGTTCCGCAGTGCTTCGTACGCCGTCCGCAGGCGGCCTGGGGGGATCGCGCCGCGCGGGTCGGCCAGGTCGTGGATCAGCCACTCGACCTCCACGCCGACGGTCCGGGGCGGGCCGGTCTTGAAGCAGATGCCCCGGACCAGGGCGTCCACCTCGGCCTCCGTCATGGCCGTGCGGCCGTCCGTACAGTCGCCGTCGTCACTCACAGAGTCGGACATTCGGGACCCTCCTGAGGTTCCACCATGCCACCGGTCCGGCTCGGACGGGTGTCCGGGCCGGGATCACTCGTCCCACCCAAAACCCTGGACGCGGATCCCACAAGGGGGCGAAACCGGATGCACCGGCACTCGATGTCGTGGTCATCGGGTGTTCCGGCGGCGTTCTTCCCGCGTCGGCGGGACGGGAAATTGCGTTGCGGGCGCGCTCCCCCGGCACGGACGATGACTGCATGAGCACGACAGGCGGCGTCGCGGTCATGGCGTCCACGGGGGTGATGCCATGACCGCGACGCCGCGCCCGCTCAGAACCAGGTGGTGCAGACCACGTCGGGCTGCCCGGCCACGCTGCCGCAGGCCCGCATGACCACGCCCGAGTCGCGCCACTGGACGGTGTGGACGTCCTGGCCGTCGGTGATGGTGGTGTGGCCCAGTTGCGACTCCCAGTGCGCGCCGCCGTCCGCACTGCGGTCCACCCAGATGTGGTCGCCGACGCCGCCCCGGCTGATCCGGCCCCAGCCGCACTCGGTGGAGTCGCTGTAGCGCAGCTCGATCAGCCGGCCCTGGATCTCCACCGACCGGCCCGCCGGGGTCCGCGCGTCCGACCCGGTCGGATCGGTGCCGTCCGTGCAGGTGGTCGCCGGAGCCGGGGTACCGCTCGCGGAACCGCACTCGGGCACCGGCAGCACGGCCGGCCCCTGGAGGTAGATGTTGCTCACCCAGCCCTGGTAGTCCGGCAGGTAGGACCAGACGTCGTTGACGTACCCCTCGGCCTGGACGACCCCGCCGTGGGCCTGGCAGGAGATCCGCACCGAGCGGGGCGTCGCGATGGTCGCCACCGGGCTCCCGTCGAGAGAGGCGCCGGCGCGGACGTTGACGTCCGAGGCCCAGACGCTGAAGTCGCCGCCGGACGGGGTGCCCGACACGCCGCTGAGGTCACGGCCGGTTCCGCACTCGGGGACGTCCGGCAGCACGGCCGGCCCTTGGAGGTAGATGTTGGTGATCCACCCCCGGTACTCGGGCAGGTAGGACCACCAGTCGTTGGTGGTGCCCTCGGCGGTGATGCTGTCCCCGCGCTGCTGGCAGTTCACCTTGACCTGCGTCGGGCCGTCCAGCACCGCGACCACCCGGGCGCCGTGCACCGGCTGCTCGCCGAGCCGGATCCAGGTGCCCCAGGTGCTGTGCACGGGCCCCGACGCGCTCGGGTCCGGGCCCGGCTGCCCGACGGTGTCCGGGTTGATCCGGATCGCCATGACGAACTTGTCCGCGTTCAGCACCCGGGCGTGCAGCGGCGTGCCCGACTGGGCGGCCTCGGCGATCCGGTCGCCGCCCAGGGAGATGGCGACGTGCTCGATGGAGTCGCCGTACCAGTGCTTGTCGCCGAAGAACACGATGTCCCCCGGTTCGAGCCCGCCGGGGCCGTAGATCACGGTGTTGTGGGCCGTGGGCGAGGTCAGCACCTTGACCTCGTTGCCGGTGGCGCCGCTGCCGACGATGTCGTAGCCCACGGCCTGCGACCAGGCGTACCGGACGAAGCCGGAGCAGTCGAAGCCCAGCACGGTGTCGTCGTGCCGGGACGCCTCGTCCTGGCCGTCGAAGTACCCGTACGTCTTGCCCGGCCGCGCGCCGTGGCCGCCGCCCCAGGTGTACATCGTGCCGGCGGCGACCTCCGCGCAGGCCGCCTTGACCGCGAGGTCGGCCAGCCGGTTCGGGGCCGTCGCGTACAACTGGCACGGCACGTCGGCGGCCCGCGCCGGGGACGCCGTCACGCCCACCGTGAAGCCGGTGCACAGCAGCAGGCCCAGCAGGAGAACCAGCCCGTGCCGGGTTCTTCGCACGACGTCGCTCACGAAACCCATCGCCCCTCCGTTTTTCCTCGCATGATCACGACGGGCGCGAGCCTAGGTGCGCGTCCGTCGTGATTTGTGCCGGAAGGGCCGGGTTCACAACGTCTTCTTACTGAACCCGCCGTTATGCAAGGGCAGTTGGCTACGTCCAGCCGTACCTCTCGTGCAGCCGCTGCCGCACCAGGTTGAACCGGCCCCGGTCGAGCGCGCACGCCTCCCTGCGCATGCCCGCCTCGTGCAGCCGCAGCACCCGGTCCACGTCCACCCACGAATCGCGGCCCGACTTGTCCCAGGGGCCGTTGCCGATCGGCACCCACTCGCGGTCCCCGTCGTGCCGCTTGCTGGAGAGCTGGACGGCCAGGAGAGTGCCCCGGGGTTCCCGGGCGACGACGAGAACCGGACGGTCCTTGCCCCGGCCGTCGTTCTCCTCGAACGGCACCCAGGTCCACACGATCTCCCCGGGATCGGGGTCCCCGTCGTGCTCGGGGGCGTACTCGGTGCGGACCCGGCCGACGCTTCGGGGGTCGGCCTCAGTGGTGGCGGCGGGCCCGAACCGGCCCGGGACGTCGTCTTCGGTGAACGTGCTCACGGGGGCACCTTAGACGGTGCGGCCGGACAAGTGAGGGCCGGGCATGTCCAGTTGTCCGCAACGGCGGCAACAGGCCCGGAACGCCGGGAAGTTCCGGGCGGGGCGGATGTTCTGCCGCCGGCAGGGAGTGCGCGCACGGCGAACAGGACGGCCCGCTCGGCCGGTTGCCCGCCGATCGGGTGACCTCCCGGCAGGCCGCGGACCACGTCCGTCCGTTTCCCTCGAAGATCGCGGACGGGCCCGCGCCGGACGGGGCCGCCGACCGAGGGAGCACGCATCCGTGAAGGTCCTGCGCACGGCAGCCGCTGTCCTGACCGCCTGCACCGCCTGGACGACGGCCGCAGGCGCCCAACCGGCCGTCGCCCACGCGCCGTTGGCCGCGAGCAGGGCCGGGGAGGCGTTCTACGAACCGCCCGCCACCCTGCCCGCGCACAACGGCGACGTGATCCGCACCGAACGCTCCGTCTTCCATCTGGACCCGCTCAAAGTGGTCAAGGCCGACGCGGACGTCCAGCGGATCATGTACCGCACGACCGACCGCACCGGCACCCCCGTCGCCGTCACCGGCACCCTCCTCACCCCGAACGCCGCGTACCCCGCCCCTCGCCCGCTCGTCACGTTCGCCCCCGGCACCCAGGGCCTGGCCGACAAGTGCGCCCCGTCCCGCCAACTGGCCGATGGCACCGAGTACGAGGGACTGCCGGTCAAGCACCTCCTCGACCAGGGCTGGACCGTGGTCGTCACCGACTACCAGGGCTCGGGCACGCCCGGCGTCCACACCTACATGGACCGCGAGGCCCAGGGCCGTGCCGTCCTCGACTCGCTCCGGGCGGCCCAGCGGCTGCGGAAGACCGCCGGACCCGTCGCCCTCTACGGCTACTCCCAGGGCGGCGGCGCCACGGCCTCCGCCGCCGAACTCGCCCCCGCCTACGCGCCGGAGCTGAAGATCGAGGGCGCCGTCGTCGGCGCCGCGCCCGCCGACCTCGACGCGGTGGCGGCCGGCCTCGACGGCTCCGCGTACGGCGCGTTCTTCAACTACTCCCTCTCCGGGCTCGGCGCCTCCTACGGCATCGACATCGACGCCTACCTCAACGCACGAGGGAAGCGGGTGACGGCCGACCTGCGCGACAACCAGTGCACGACGCAGGCCCTCGCCAAGTACCCGTTCCTCACCTCCCGGTTCCTCACCGCGGACGGCCGTCCCCTCACCGAGCGGCTGAAGTACGCGCCCTGGAAGGCGATCGTGGCCGACCAGCGGCTCGGCACGCGCAAGCCGGGCATGCCCGTCCTGCTGTCGCACAGCCGCCTCGACGACGTCGTCCCCCATCGGGTGGGGCAGCGACTTGCCGCCGACTGGTGCAAGTTGGGTGCCGTCGTGAAGTTCAGCACCAACCACGTTCCCGGTCACATCGTCGCCGCCGCCGCGACCGGCAACGAGGGCGCGCCCTGGCTGCGGGACCGCTTCGCGGGGAAGACCGCGCCGAACACCTGCTGACCGGGGGGGAGTTGGGGACCGGTGGCGGGGTCATGTCCCGCCGCCGGTCCCCAACTCGTACGCCTACTCCTCGTCCAGCGTCACTTTCCGCGGGGCCGAAGCGGCGCCCGCTTTCTGCGGGCCGGTCCCCGACAGAACCCCGGCCCCGGCACCGGCGGATCCAGCCCCGGCACCCCCAACTCCCTTGCCCCCGGCCCCGTTCGCCGTCGACGGCGCCTCGCCCGGGGCCATCGTCGCCAGCAACTGCCGGGCCAGCCCCAGCCCGGTCCCGCCCATGGTCAGCGCCTTGGCGAACAACTCGCCCATCCCGTCGGCCCCGTTGAGCAGCACCATGTTGTCGACGTTGCCGAAGGCGGACGCCCCCGCCTGGACGATCTCGGGCCATTTCTCGGCGAGTTGCTGGGCGACGACGGCTTCCTGGTTGTCGGCGAGGGCGGCGGCCCGCGCCTTGATGGCCTCGGCCTCGGCGAGCCCCTGCGCACGGGTCGCCTCGGCCGTCGCGAGCCCCTTGGCCTGCGCGGCGGCGGCCTCGGCCTCGCCGGTCGCGCGGGTGGCCGCCGCCGACGCGGCGCCGCGCGTCTTCGTCGCCTCGGCCTCCGCGCCGGCCGCCTGCTTGACGCGGGACGCCTCCGCGGCGGCGGCGAGTTCGGTCTCCTTCGCCTTGGCCTGCGCCGCCGAGATCCGGGCGTCGCGCTCGGCCTCGGCGAGGGTGCGCTTCTCGTACGCCTGGGCGTCGGCCGGCTTGCGGACGTCCGCCTGGAGCTGCTGTTCCCGCCGGTGCGCCTCCAGTTCGGCGACGCGGGTCTCCTGGACGACGACCTCCTGCCGGGCGGCGGCCTCGGCGAGCGGCCCCGCCTGACGGGCCTTGGCCGCCGCGTGGTCGCGCTCGGCCTGGTAGCCGGCCTGGAGGATCTCGCTGTCGCGGGTCGCCTCCGACATCCGGGCGGCGGCCTGCTGCTCCGCCTCCGTGGCGAGCCGGTTGGCCTCGGCCTGGGCGATGCGCGCGTCGCGCTGGACGGCCGCCGCGTGCGGCATCGCGAGGTTCTGGATGTAGCCGGTGGGATCCTCGATCTCGTGGATCTGGAGCGAGTCGACGATCAGTCCCAGCTTCTCCATCTCCGTCCCGCACGCCGCCCGCGTCTGCCCGGTCAGCTTCTCCCGGTCGCGGATCATGTCCTCGACGGTCAACCCGCCGACGATGGACCGCAGATGACCGGCGAACACGTTGTGCACCCGCTCCGACATCAGCCGCTGCTGATCCAGGAACCGGCGGGCCGCGTTGGCGATCGACACGAAGTCGTCACCCACCTTGAAGATGACAACTCCCCGCACCTTCAGGGGAATTCCCTGGTGCGTGACGCAATCCACCTGCAACTCGGTCTCGTTGAGGTCCAGCGACAGCTTGCGCACCGCCTGCACCCCGGGCAGCACCAGCGTGCCGCGCCCCGTGACGATCCGGAACCCCATGCCCTCCTCAAGGCCCTCGGTCCGGTGTTTCGAACCCGAGATGATCAGCGCCTCGTTGGGCTCCGCGACCCGCCACATCATCTTGAACAAACCGATCAGCACGAGGACGGCGGCGACCGCCACCCCCGCGACGACGCCGATGACCATCGGCATGCGCCCCCTTTGGATGGTGCCCTCTCGGCACCGAACGAAAGGGAGTGTGCGCCCCCGCGAGCCCCAGGAGAAGACGCCGCCCGATCCTTGTCACAACCTTGACGAATACGGCTCTCACCTGGGACTTCGCACGCTCAACTGTCGTACGCGGCCGTGACGTAGACGCTCCGGGGCGGCAGGTGCTCCACCACCATCACCACCGTCCCCTTCTCGATCCGCTCCCCGCTGTTCGCCGGGTACGCGAGGAAGTGCTCCGCCCCGCCCCGCACCCGGACGATGACCTCCCCGACGAGCCCGGGTCCGACCGCCCCCGTGACCCGCCCCATCAGCCCGACCATCGACACGTCGCCCATGGGGGAAGGGTAGGCGGGGGCGGGCGTTGCGCGAAGCGGCACTACGGGCCCGCAGTCCTGCGCGAACCATTGACGTGTCTCATTCACACCCCTACCTTCTGATCGACTTCCCGAACCCTGTTCGGCCGGTCGAACCCCCATGGGGCGTTGGACGACGCCCGCAGCGCCGGCCGGCCATGCCCGCACCACCGGCCGGACGCCTGAACCACCGAGGGAGAGCCGCCATGACCCCACACCCCCACACCCCGGCCCCGTCCCGCCGCAGCCTGCTGCGCGCACTCGCCGTGGTCCCCGCCGCCGCCCTGGTCCTCGGCGAGACCCCGGGCCTGCTCGGCACCGCCCTCGCCGCCGCGCCCGCCGCGGGCTCCGCCACCAGATACACCATCGTCCCGTTCCTGAACAGCAACGACGGCACGGTGAACGTCTACACCTCGGACGACGGCACCGACTTCCGCCTCACGAAGTCCTCCGCGTACACGCCGCCGAGCAACCGGATCCGCGACGCGAGCGTCTTCAAGCACACGGACGGCTTCTACTACCTCACGTACACGACGCACACCTGGCAGGACGTCAGCACCACGATCGGCTTCGCCCGCAGCTCCGACCGGGTCAACTGGACGTTCCTGTACGACTACCAGGTCCCGATCGCGAACCTCTCCCGCGCCTGGGCCCCCGAGTGGTTCGTCGACAGCGACGGCAGCGTCAACGTCATCGTGTCCTGCTCCCTCACCAGCGACGAGTGGATCTTCACCCCGTACCGGCTGCGCGCCACCAACGCGGCGCTGACCGCCTGGAGTTCACCGGTCGCCCTGGCGGGGATCGGCGCCAACCACATCGACACGTACATCGTGAAACTCGGCTCGACCTACCACGCGTTCACGAAGAACGAGACGACCAAGTACATCGAGTACGCGACGGCGACCTCCCTCAACGGCCCCTACACGATCCGCGAGACCGGCGACTGGGCGGGCTGGGGCAGCTACCGCGAGGGCCCCTCCGTCATCCAGCTCGACAACGGCGCCTGGCGGATCTACTTCGACGGCTACGGCGACAACACCTACTACTACAGCGACAGCTACGACACCTTCGCCACCTGGTCCGCCCCCAAGGCCCTGCCCGGCATCTCCGGCACCGCCCGCCACTTCACGGTCATCAAGGAGACCGTCTCCGGCGGCCCCAGCATCGCCAGGAACACCACCCGCTCCTTCCAGTCCGTCAACTACCCCACCCGGTACTGGGAACAGCAGTCCGCCCTGCTCAACCTCCCCGTGATCACCGGCTCCAGCGCGACCGCCGACAAACGCGCCGCCACCTTCACGGTCGTGCCCGGCCTCGCCGACGCCAACGCCTACTCCTTCCGCGACGCCTCCGGCAACTACCTGCGCCACTGGGACTTCCGCGGCCGCTTCGACGCAGGCGACAACACCACCACCTTCGCCCGCGACGCCACCTTCACCGCCCGCACCGGCACCACCTCCGGCTCCGTCCGCTTCGAGTCCTACAACTACCCCGGCCACTACCTCCGCCATTACAACTACCAGCTCCGGGTGGAGCCTTCCGACGGCACGGACGTCTTCCGCCAGGACAGCTCCTTCGTGCCGGTGACGGCCTGGGCCTGAGCCACACATCCCCTGACCTGGGAGGCGCCGTCGGCTGCGCCTCCCAGGCTCCGCTCAGGGTGCACGGCGGGCCAGCCACCGGTCGATCGCCACGTTGAGCAGCAGGCACACGGCGCCCCAGCCGGCGATGGTCGCCAGGTGGCTGCCGATGCCGGTGCCGTCGAAGTAGACCGCGGCGCGGACGATGTCGACGGCGGCGGGCAGGGGCAGGACGTCGTTCAGGCCGCGGAAGGCTTCGGGGACCATGTAGAGGGAGATGGCGCCGCCGGAGGCGGGGACGCCGATCATGAGGGCGATGATCAGCACGGGAACGACGCCGGCGATGCCGAGGGTGCGGGTGAACACGGCGGTGAACAGGGAGACGCTGAAGATCGTCAGGGCGCCGAAGCCGACCATCGCCCAGCCGTGGCCATTGATCGCGCCGATCAGGACGTCGAACAGCACCCACAGCCACACGGCCATGCCCACCGCCCAGCCCGCCATCATCGGCAGGAGCTGACGCAGCCGCTTGATCTCCGGCGCGCCGCCGCGCAGCGCCGCCATGATCACGAAACCGGACATGATCCACGACATGGCCGCGTACATGCTGTTGCTGCCGTTGGAGTCGGAGGCGTCGAGCGGCTTGATGTCGGTCGTCTCCAGCGGGATCCGCTGACTCTGGGCGACCTGCTGGAACATCCCCCGCACCGCGTTGTGCTGACCGGCCCCCGCCGCCGACGAGGTGTAGAGCTGCGCCGGACCGCCCTTGGCGACGGGCGGCACGTACACGCCGACGACGTCCCGCTCACGGATCCGGTCGGTCGCCTCGTCGAGGGAGGTGCTGGTGGTCAGGGAGACCAGATCGCCCAGGCCCTCCCGAAGCCCCTCGGCCGCCTGCTCGGCCTGCTCCCGCGAGGCGCCGACGACCACGACGGGCATGTCACGGATCTCCGGCTGGTGCAGGGACGCGCTCATCATGCCGACGACGACGGTGAGGATGGCCAGCGGGAAGGCGGCCACCGCGAAGTACCGGAGCCGTTTGGAGCGCACCGGGCCGCCGGACATCGCGGGCCGCGGGACGTCGGGGTCGTCGGACCCCGGGGTGTCCGCGAGGACGGCACCCTTGCGGCGCTCCAGCAGGAGGGCGAGCGCGAGGGCGGCGACCAGCCAGACGGCGAGTGTCAGCAGGTGCGCGCCCACTCCCCGGCCGTCGAAGTAGAGCACCGAGCGCAGCGCCTCACCCGCGGCCGGCAGCGGCAGCACATCGTGCAGGAAGCCGAAGAAGCCGGGCATCGTGTGGATCGGCGTGGCGAGGTTGGAGGAGGGCACG encodes:
- the egtA gene encoding ergothioneine biosynthesis glutamate--cysteine ligase EgtA; amino-acid sequence: MSDSVSDDGDCTDGRTAMTEAEVDALVRGICFKTGPPRTVGVEVEWLIHDLADPRGAIPPGRLRTAYEALRNVPLDSALTVEPGGQLELSSRPARSLTQCVDSVSADLATVRAALAPQGLALSGIGTEPWHTPRRYLREPRYNAMETYLDRTGPAGRAMMCASASVQVCLDAGYEEPGPLGLGRRWWLAHHLGAVLVAAFANSPLLGAEPTGWRSTRQLLWTQIGPDRAGGPDLARAPRDAWSRLVLDAPVMCVRRDSGPWDVPESLTFREWLRTGAPTRADLDYHISTLFPPVRPRGHLELRMIDAQPGEDGWIVPLAVTTALFDDPEAAERAYRAVKPLAERAHSPAPHNPLWLTAAREGLADPELHDAALTCFALALDALPRLGAAPAVLDAVSAYHDRYIRPGRCPADDLLDSLYGEEIPR
- a CDS encoding SPFH domain-containing protein, which encodes MPMVIGVVAGVAVAAVLVLIGLFKMMWRVAEPNEALIISGSKHRTEGLEEGMGFRIVTGRGTLVLPGVQAVRKLSLDLNETELQVDCVTHQGIPLKVRGVVIFKVGDDFVSIANAARRFLDQQRLMSERVHNVFAGHLRSIVGGLTVEDMIRDREKLTGQTRAACGTEMEKLGLIVDSLQIHEIEDPTGYIQNLAMPHAAAVQRDARIAQAEANRLATEAEQQAAARMSEATRDSEILQAGYQAERDHAAAKARQAGPLAEAAARQEVVVQETRVAELEAHRREQQLQADVRKPADAQAYEKRTLAEAERDARISAAQAKAKETELAAAAEASRVKQAAGAEAEATKTRGAASAAATRATGEAEAAAAQAKGLATAEATRAQGLAEAEAIKARAAALADNQEAVVAQQLAEKWPEIVQAGASAFGNVDNMVLLNGADGMGELFAKALTMGGTGLGLARQLLATMAPGEAPSTANGAGGKGVGGAGAGSAGAGAGVLSGTGPQKAGAASAPRKVTLDEE
- a CDS encoding lipase family protein; the encoded protein is MKVLRTAAAVLTACTAWTTAAGAQPAVAHAPLAASRAGEAFYEPPATLPAHNGDVIRTERSVFHLDPLKVVKADADVQRIMYRTTDRTGTPVAVTGTLLTPNAAYPAPRPLVTFAPGTQGLADKCAPSRQLADGTEYEGLPVKHLLDQGWTVVVTDYQGSGTPGVHTYMDREAQGRAVLDSLRAAQRLRKTAGPVALYGYSQGGGATASAAELAPAYAPELKIEGAVVGAAPADLDAVAAGLDGSAYGAFFNYSLSGLGASYGIDIDAYLNARGKRVTADLRDNQCTTQALAKYPFLTSRFLTADGRPLTERLKYAPWKAIVADQRLGTRKPGMPVLLSHSRLDDVVPHRVGQRLAADWCKLGAVVKFSTNHVPGHIVAAAATGNEGAPWLRDRFAGKTAPNTC
- the egtB gene encoding ergothioneine biosynthesis protein EgtB, giving the protein MTATPESATDAEGAPRAAHTEGAQRGAHTEGAPRDAPVQLPPTDPESLRARALATLTTARDRTTLLTSCVEDPDLTAQHSPLMSPLVWDLAHIGNQEELWLLRTVGGGDPMRPEIDSLYDAFEHPRSERPTLPLLPPAEARAYAAEVRGRVMDLLEKADFHGTRLTEAGFAFGMIAQHEQQHDETMLITHQLRKGPQVLTAPDPEPAALFTGPPEVLVPGGEFTMGTDTEPWALDNERPAHRREVPGFHIDTTPVTNGAYLRFMDDGGYDDPRWWHPAGWAHIRRHGIRSPQFWHGDGGQWLRRRFGVTELVPPDEPVVHVCWYEADAYARWAGRRLPTEAEWEKAARHDPATGTSRRYPWGDADPGPQHANLGQRHLRPAPAGSYPAGESPHGVRQLIGDVWEWTASDFLPYPGFQAFPYKEYSEVFYGPEHKVLRGGSFAVDPVACRGTFRNWDYPIRRQIFSGFRTARSEAV
- a CDS encoding glycoside hydrolase family 43 protein, which gives rise to MTPHPHTPAPSRRSLLRALAVVPAAALVLGETPGLLGTALAAAPAAGSATRYTIVPFLNSNDGTVNVYTSDDGTDFRLTKSSAYTPPSNRIRDASVFKHTDGFYYLTYTTHTWQDVSTTIGFARSSDRVNWTFLYDYQVPIANLSRAWAPEWFVDSDGSVNVIVSCSLTSDEWIFTPYRLRATNAALTAWSSPVALAGIGANHIDTYIVKLGSTYHAFTKNETTKYIEYATATSLNGPYTIRETGDWAGWGSYREGPSVIQLDNGAWRIYFDGYGDNTYYYSDSYDTFATWSAPKALPGISGTARHFTVIKETVSGGPSIARNTTRSFQSVNYPTRYWEQQSALLNLPVITGSSATADKRAATFTVVPGLADANAYSFRDASGNYLRHWDFRGRFDAGDNTTTFARDATFTARTGTTSGSVRFESYNYPGHYLRHYNYQLRVEPSDGTDVFRQDSSFVPVTAWA
- the egtC gene encoding ergothioneine biosynthesis protein EgtC, which translates into the protein MCRHLAYVGDPLPLGRLLKDPPHSLFHQSWEPAHQRSGTVNADGFGVGWYADGDPVPARYRRAGPIWADLSFTDLARVVRTRALLAAVRDATLPSADGEAAAAPFASGTWLFSHNGAVKSWPRSVSGIAATLPPADLLSLEARTDSAFVWALVLQRLKNRRPLGDALAGALAEVAAAAPGSRLNLLATDGSSIAATVWGDSLWYLLDPGRHAVVASEPYDDDPAWREVPDATLLTATRTEVLLTPLKDVTAPKEPRP
- a CDS encoding type II toxin-antitoxin system PemK/MazF family toxin, translated to MSTFTEDDVPGRFGPAATTEADPRSVGRVRTEYAPEHDGDPDPGEIVWTWVPFEENDGRGKDRPVLVVAREPRGTLLAVQLSSKRHDGDREWVPIGNGPWDKSGRDSWVDVDRVLRLHEAGMRREACALDRGRFNLVRQRLHERYGWT
- a CDS encoding NlpC/P60 family protein encodes the protein MGFVSDVVRRTRHGLVLLLGLLLCTGFTVGVTASPARAADVPCQLYATAPNRLADLAVKAACAEVAAGTMYTWGGGHGARPGKTYGYFDGQDEASRHDDTVLGFDCSGFVRYAWSQAVGYDIVGSGATGNEVKVLTSPTAHNTVIYGPGGLEPGDIVFFGDKHWYGDSIEHVAISLGGDRIAEAAQSGTPLHARVLNADKFVMAIRINPDTVGQPGPDPSASGPVHSTWGTWIRLGEQPVHGARVVAVLDGPTQVKVNCQQRGDSITAEGTTNDWWSYLPEYRGWITNIYLQGPAVLPDVPECGTGRDLSGVSGTPSGGDFSVWASDVNVRAGASLDGSPVATIATPRSVRISCQAHGGVVQAEGYVNDVWSYLPDYQGWVSNIYLQGPAVLPVPECGSASGTPAPATTCTDGTDPTGSDARTPAGRSVEIQGRLIELRYSDSTECGWGRISRGGVGDHIWVDRSADGGAHWESQLGHTTITDGQDVHTVQWRDSGVVMRACGSVAGQPDVVCTTWF